The Bacillus sp. Bos-x628 genome segment CCATCAAGAAAGCTTAAAAGCATCTTCCGGTATTGATATGTTAGAAATCATTGAGAATCTCTAGAAAAGGCAATGTGAAACAAAGCAACAATCGAAAGTAAAATAGAAAAATAAAGATCAATAGGACCTATCAGAAGAAGATGTCTATTGATCGATCTCTCTTGACATATGAAGAGAGACTCACAAGGGCGCCGCTGAAAATATCATGAGCACTAGGAATTTTACGTAATACAACTTTATCATAATGAGTAAAACAAACGAATCACTTGAGGGGATTTGTAGTTGAAGATGGGGTATTTGGCTTTGTCTCCTTTGGAGAACAATGTGACAAGCGTTATTCAGAATATGATGGTGAACTTTATGCTATTTATTTACTAGAGCAAAAGTAGAGATTTTGGAGCGGGTATAGCTTTCTTAGCGAAAGGAGTAAAAGGGGTACATGAGTATGATGCTATTTTAGGTGTTTGAACGGAATTCAGCGAAGCCATTTTATGAAAAATTCAACCCGCTTTTGCCGTTACCAGGCAGTTTGAACTGGCTGATAATGATGATGAGATCGGCTTTGCATGGAAGCTGTCTGTATGAAACGAACATTTACAAAGAATTAAATCGTCAGTTTCCAATAATAATGAGAGAAAAATGTAAAAAGAGTAGCAAGCAGAATATAAGAAATGAAAGGAAAAGCTTCTACTTTTCCTTTTAAGCCTGATATTTTTAATGCTTCATAGAAACCTGCCAAAAAATAGGCAAGACTGAGAATATAGCAACAAAGCATAATGGAGTAAGGGTTCATTGTCGTACCTCCAACATAAAATCTTCTACTACTAATAGATTCCATAGAGCAGAAAATTATGCATAAAAAACAGCTGAAATCAGCTGATTATTTTTGAAGAGGAAAAACCAATCGAGATGCACTAGGGATGAGTAAACAAAGGATGATACTACAAATGATAAAGGAAGGAATCATATATGTACCGTTATAGATTAAAGAATAAACCCAACCTGCCATTCCTTTTGGTGCATTTTGCGAAAAGAAAACGATCCCAGAAATAAAGAACGTCAGCAGTCTGAAAAAACTAGCAACAAAAACAGATAGTGTAATATAGAAGAATTGTTTTTTTCGACTCTTCTCCTGAATCGCTTTTTTGATCGAACCTGAAAATATGCCGCTCAGACAAATGACAACAGATGCTACGAAATAATCTAAAAATCCCTGTACGGGCGTTGCAATAATGGGGTTATTCATAAGCTGCAGTCCAGCAATTAATACACCAATGATAAATCCAGTAGACACTCCCCACCTGATAGACATCAGAATAACCGGAATCATAATGAGAGCAATTGACCCTCCATTCGGCATTCTTAAAAAGAGACCGGACAAGTAATCTAATACAAGTGCAAGTGAAGTCATAATTGCTATTTCCATAAGACGTACTAATTGGTTTGATTGTTTCA includes the following:
- the thiT gene encoding energy-coupled thiamine transporter ThiT, with the translated sequence MKQSNQLVRLMEIAIMTSLALVLDYLSGLFLRMPNGGSIALIMIPVILMSIRWGVSTGFIIGVLIAGLQLMNNPIIATPVQGFLDYFVASVVICLSGIFSGSIKKAIQEKSRKKQFFYITLSVFVASFFRLLTFFISGIVFFSQNAPKGMAGWVYSLIYNGTYMIPSFIICSIILCLLIPSASRLVFPLQK